One region of Sulfurisphaera ohwakuensis genomic DNA includes:
- the fen gene encoding flap endonuclease-1 has protein sequence MGVDLAELVEEVKKELSFAELKGKKISIDAYNALYQFLAAIRQPDGTPLMDSQGRVTSHLNGLFYRTISILEEGIIPIYVFDGKPPEQKAQELERRKKVKEEAEKKLEQAKTEGSIKASELKKYAQMSIRLTNEMAEESKELLKAMGIPVVQAPSEGEAEAAYINILGLSWATASQDYDSLLFGAKRLIRNLTLTGKRKLPGKDVYVEIKPELIELDTLLKKLGLTREQLIDIGIIVGTDYNPDGIKGYGVKTAYRIIKKYGSLEKAIEKGEIPKIKVNFNVEEIRSLFLKPQVVEPKENLELVDCDSNKILDILVKTHDFNEERVKNGIERLEKAKREAKGASRQTGLDQWF, from the coding sequence ATAGGAGTAGATCTTGCTGAGCTTGTTGAAGAGGTAAAAAAGGAACTATCTTTCGCTGAACTTAAAGGAAAGAAAATAAGTATTGATGCATATAATGCCCTTTATCAGTTTTTGGCTGCGATAAGACAACCAGATGGAACACCATTAATGGATAGTCAAGGAAGAGTAACTAGTCATCTTAATGGATTATTTTATAGGACTATAAGTATTCTGGAGGAGGGAATTATACCCATTTATGTTTTTGATGGAAAACCACCAGAACAAAAAGCTCAAGAATTAGAACGAAGAAAAAAAGTAAAAGAAGAAGCTGAAAAGAAGTTAGAGCAAGCCAAAACAGAAGGAAGTATAAAGGCTAGTGAGTTAAAAAAATATGCTCAAATGAGTATTAGACTTACTAACGAAATGGCTGAAGAAAGCAAGGAATTACTGAAAGCTATGGGAATTCCAGTAGTTCAAGCACCTTCAGAAGGTGAAGCAGAAGCAGCATATATAAATATTTTAGGCTTAAGTTGGGCAACTGCAAGCCAAGACTATGACTCCCTTTTATTTGGTGCTAAAAGGTTAATAAGAAATCTTACTTTAACTGGTAAAAGGAAACTTCCGGGAAAAGATGTATATGTAGAGATTAAACCAGAACTAATAGAACTAGATACTTTATTAAAAAAACTGGGTTTAACTAGAGAACAATTAATAGACATTGGCATTATAGTTGGAACAGATTATAACCCAGATGGAATTAAAGGCTATGGCGTTAAAACCGCATATAGAATTATTAAAAAATATGGTAGTTTAGAAAAAGCAATAGAAAAAGGAGAAATACCAAAAATTAAAGTCAATTTTAACGTCGAAGAGATAAGAAGTCTATTCCTAAAACCACAAGTAGTAGAGCCTAAGGAAAATCTTGAATTAGTAGATTGTGATAGTAATAAAATATTAGATATCCTCGTTAAAACGCACGATTTTAACGAGGAAAGAGTAAAAAACGGGATAGAGAGATTAGAAAAAGCAAAGAGAGAAGCAAAAGGAGCTTCTCGTCAGACTGGACTTGATCAATGGTTTTGA
- a CDS encoding precorrin-2 dehydrogenase/sirohydrochlorin ferrochelatase family protein: MIFVNTHTFIPLYLNLIDLNVLVIGGGKVGTKRALNFYEHGAKVTVVSLNFSEELLNYKDKISLIKKDANDLDSNFLANFDIIITATNDKNINSKLCHEAKKLKKLCNNPTNIEESSFIVPIYYTDNELSIAVTTFGKSSLSSKYIIELIRKNILSDEIYELVKVMETVKELLKSEINDPSKRFTYYSKIFNDEIFRNYIKEKKLDLAIDRAKVIINE, translated from the coding sequence ATGATATTTGTGAACACTCACACTTTTATTCCATTATACCTTAATCTGATTGACCTTAATGTCTTAGTTATAGGCGGAGGAAAAGTAGGGACTAAAAGAGCTTTAAACTTTTATGAACATGGAGCTAAAGTTACTGTTGTAAGTTTAAATTTCTCAGAAGAATTATTAAACTATAAGGATAAAATTTCATTAATAAAAAAGGATGCAAATGATTTAGATTCAAACTTTTTAGCGAACTTTGATATCATTATTACTGCTACAAATGATAAAAATATTAACAGTAAATTATGTCATGAAGCAAAAAAATTAAAAAAATTATGTAATAATCCTACTAATATAGAAGAATCTAGTTTTATAGTGCCTATATACTATACAGATAATGAACTCTCAATAGCTGTTACTACTTTCGGCAAATCTAGCTTATCATCAAAATACATTATTGAACTTATTCGTAAAAATATTCTTAGTGATGAAATTTATGAACTAGTAAAAGTAATGGAAACAGTCAAAGAGTTACTTAAATCAGAAATAAATGATCCTTCAAAAAGGTTTACATATTATAGTAAAATATTTAATGATGAAATTTTTAGAAATTATATAAAAGAAAAGAAATTAGATTTAGCAATAGATAGAGCAAAGGTGATTATAAATGAGTGA
- a CDS encoding glutamyl-tRNA reductase, which yields MSDEFIDINNYIAIVYTYKTVGISKLYEHYVKDQELLLLKGLIKGEISVLQTCNRAETYLYTYNKEEFKDFLQKLDEIHGKQISKDAMILKGEDAVKHLFEVSSGLDSLAIGEYEILRQLKESIEKSKKLGLSSEKLEFLFKNAIKVGRKIRQQTEISKGKTGIYALAVEYAKHVSNNNIGNVKIAIVGAGEIGNKLALMLKNEGAQNVTIFNRTYEKALEVANKYGFKAEPLDFDKINNYDIVFVAIYYDKKINLPNPKLVIDLSVPQIVLGNNVITLENLRSISEKIMETKILSLQKAEELIHIEIENFKNEIIKYNQNRLISKFMKRIEDIREAEINRAYAEILKHANDKEEIKNIIDKMTNSMLKKIFSPLFETVRKNEDMANYINNIFEILSNGNISNSKTEETKEK from the coding sequence ATGAGTGACGAATTTATAGATATAAACAATTATATAGCAATAGTATATACATACAAAACAGTTGGAATAAGTAAGTTATATGAACATTATGTTAAAGATCAAGAATTGTTATTGCTAAAGGGACTAATAAAGGGAGAAATTAGTGTATTACAAACATGTAACAGAGCAGAGACATACTTATATACATATAACAAAGAAGAATTTAAAGATTTTTTACAGAAATTAGATGAAATTCATGGAAAGCAGATTAGTAAAGATGCTATGATCTTAAAAGGGGAAGATGCAGTAAAGCATTTGTTTGAGGTATCATCTGGTTTAGACTCACTTGCTATAGGCGAATACGAAATACTTAGACAATTGAAAGAAAGCATTGAAAAAAGTAAAAAACTTGGATTAAGCAGTGAAAAACTAGAATTTCTTTTTAAAAATGCTATAAAGGTTGGAAGAAAAATTAGACAACAAACGGAAATTTCAAAAGGGAAAACTGGTATATATGCATTAGCTGTTGAATATGCTAAACATGTATCAAATAATAACATAGGCAATGTAAAAATTGCTATAGTAGGAGCCGGAGAAATTGGAAATAAACTAGCTCTAATGTTGAAGAATGAAGGAGCTCAAAATGTTACAATATTTAACAGAACATACGAAAAAGCGTTAGAAGTTGCCAATAAGTATGGCTTTAAAGCAGAACCATTAGATTTTGATAAAATAAATAATTATGATATTGTATTTGTTGCAATATATTATGATAAAAAAATAAATCTACCAAATCCTAAACTAGTAATTGATCTTTCTGTTCCCCAGATTGTTTTAGGTAACAATGTTATTACGTTAGAAAATTTGAGATCTATCTCAGAGAAAATAATGGAAACAAAAATATTAAGTTTACAGAAAGCTGAGGAATTAATCCATATAGAGATAGAGAATTTTAAGAATGAAATTATTAAATATAATCAAAATAGACTTATTTCTAAATTTATGAAAAGAATAGAAGATATTAGGGAAGCTGAAATAAATAGAGCTTATGCAGAAATTTTAAAACATGCTAATGATAAAGAAGAGATAAAGAATATTATTGATAAAATGACTAATTCAATGCTTAAAAAAATCTTTTCACCGCTTTTTGAAACCGTTAGAAAAAATGAAGATATGGCAAATTACATTAACAACATTTTCGAAATATTAAGTAATGGTAACATTTCCAACTCTAAGACCGAGGAGACTAAGGAAAAATAA